The genomic stretch AAAGGCTGGTTAACCTGAGGTTGGAGCAGCAGTTCTCTAGAAATGGTGACCGGCAGCCTAATCAGGTCAATCTGGCCATGGTTATAACTGCTGGAACCAAGACAAGACCATGGGTGAGGAAAGAGCAAAGCCCATGAGGCCCAGGAGTTTCCAGACTGACTTAGGGGAGAATTACTCCCCAGTGACCTCAGCAAAGCTCCGGGGTCCCTGCTTCATTAAGGCTCTCTCTCTAGGCCTGATAGTCTGAAAAATTCGGCCTGACAAGGTCATTTCTGAAGTTCTTTCCTGCTCTCAGTACATGATGCTGATGCTCTGACCATAGGATCAGTCTTCTTTCTTGGCACCATAGACCAGGTGCtgtcccactttttttttccagaatcaaGACTTTTAGAGATGATTCTGAGAAAAGCACAGACTCTGGTGCTAATGGCACAAACTCCCTTCTCTTAGGAATTTCATTACCCCTTGAGCAAAATAGTAGGAAATAAAGCAAAGAATACTGGTCTGGTTTTCCAGACACCTGAGTTCCCATTCCATGGCTTCAACTGACTCAGGGCTGAGAgagtgattttggacaagtcacctggCCTCCCAAGGCTCCACATCCCTCATCTCTAGCCCAAAGGAACTGGGAAGGCCTGCTCCCATGTCACCTTTGAGCTGCGCCATTCCACGCTCCATGATTTAGGGCCCCTTTGTTCAACTTTAACTGTCATACAAACTAAGGGCCCTGCCAGCTCTGATCTTTAGGCTTGACTTCCTTAgagtcttccagctctaaaattctgtagtTCTCTGAATATCAATGTCCCTTAAAAACTCTTACTTTCCATCTATTTAGAGGTACaatgacagagtggatagagaatgGGCCTTGGAATCTGGACAACTTGGAtccaagtcttacctctgacacatactggcaaagtgaccctggataagtcaccttACACTGTCACTGGTCTCTGCAACTCTCCAAGATTCCCTATTCATTCCAATTTTAATATATGTGTTGCCAAAGTGAGCACTCCAAGATTCTCTATTACAGACAAAGTGTAGTCCTGCATTGttggaaggagttttctcacctgggcTTTCCCTAAcccaataaaatcacaaagcCAGTTCCTACCCAGTCAACCAGTCTTGATTAATTCTCTACTGAGCACCATCAGTAGGACTAATTTATTTTAGACATTTTTGGTGACTTTGCCAGATGAGGGGAATCAATACAGTAAGTGAACCAAGTTGTATTTTCTATTCTTAAACTAGAAAGGGAACAATATGGCAAGGGTTCTCCCCTGTCCAATACTGCTTCTGGGGGCCTCCACTCTTATTCAGTCAGGCCCTCCCCTCATCTCCATGCTGCTATTGCTCAGGACCTAAATGATGGGCCTCTGCTCTGGGAATAGCCTTCCAAGCCAAGTTGCCAGATGCAGGGAAATCTCATTGCTTTCCAGACCCACCTCAGAAGGGCCTTATGATTCATCATGATCCATCTCACCCCTCCCTAATTGGTTCCACATGACTATTTACATTCTAAAAGTCAAACCATcctgcaaagaaggaaaggaagagtttACACCCATTTAATGGTACAGAGATTCTACAGAAAATTCTGATCTATGAGAGCAGTCACATACTAAGGAAATGATCCCTGATTAAAATAAATGCACCACTTCTTATGGAGACTACAGTGAAGGGGGAAGATCTAGTTGTAATGTGTAATTTCCagtgtatttgaaaaaaaaacctaacttcTGGGTAACCTCAACAGTTCTCCACTATATAGGCCTGTAGTTCTGGTGTAAAGTTCCTATGCTATTCCTCCTCAGAATCCTGAAATCCCTAAGAAATGTTGACTCAGGCCACTGTAATATTGAAAAAGGCAGAAATCCTGAACCTGATTGCCTAATAATAGACTGGAGCTCAGACTCAAGCATAGGAGGTTGTACAAGTTTTCtgagataaaaagacagaaatatatttaaggaAGTAAGGAAGCCTGGTGGTTAGAGTTCTGCAGTTCACATCTGGACtgtgaatatttatttaaagaggcttattagtttttttttcttttaaatttggaaATAGTATGttaactaaaaattaatttttaaaatagcatttgcATTTGATAGTGGGATTTAGAAATAGGAAaggccttaaagatcatttagtatGATTACTTCTCTTCATAGGAGTGACCCCATTCTAGCTGCAGGAGATGCTGGGAAGTGTAGTTTTCCCAGCCTGAAAGAATGGATGAAGGATTAGACAAGCTGGGATCTGTGTGAGGACTTGGAAATCAGACATGCTGGAGTCTGCTGAGAGGGGACACAGAGGAAAGAATAATGAAGAGTTGAACCGATCCCCAGAGAAGGACATGGCTTCCCTGGAGTGACTATAATAAAAGGCAGCTGGAACCTTTCCTTGTTTCCTGATCTACTTAGGAAATGATGTGCTTAGATAAAACTTCCTGTTTTTATACCTGTCTACCTCACAAAGCTGTTAGGACTTGGTGATTTTAACCactctccatcttctcttcctttctcaaataaggtagtatttgtaaagtccttGGAACAATCCCTGGAACATagaaagcactaaataaatgcttattcccttcctacttccttctcccttctcttaattacaaaaacaaacaaacaaaaaaacccaaacctcaaTAGGTAGAGAATGGAGGATGGTAATCTTCATAATTGAAgttgatataaaaaagaaatatcactaaaaataaaattatttaaacattAATTAACATCGTAGGAAATGAAATGGTATTTTCATTCACAGCCATGGGTGCCTATTATCTTATCTTTGTCTTCCACTGTGTTTCTTTCATCTGTAGATCACATGCCAGTCATGACACAAGAAAATGGCACCACAGTGACAGAATTCATTCTGCTGGGATTTTTGGTTCAGCCAGAGGTGCAATATGCTCTCTTCCTTGGGTTTCTCATCGTCTATATAATATCTATAGTGGGCAATGCTGGCATGATCCTACTCATCAATATTGATTCCCGCCTTCACACTCCAATGTACtttttcctccaacatttgtccttTGTTGACCTTTGTTATACCTCTGCTATCACTCCTAAGATGTTACTAAACTTCCTGGTTTCCCACAAATCTATCTCCTTCTCAGGATGTGTTATTCAATTGGAGGTTTATGGAATTTTTGCCAGCACTGAATGTTATCTTCTTGCCGCCATGGCCATAGATCGTTATGTGGCCATTTGTAAACCTCTGCGTTATCCAGTGGTCATGTCCAGAAGAGCCTGCATCCAGCTGGTTGCTGGATCCTACTTCATGGGTTCTGTGACTGCAACCATCCAAAttgcctttctcttttccctctctttctgtaaTTCTAACATAATCAATCACTTTTTCTGTGATGCTCCTCCACTCCTTGCCCTTTCCTGTTCCAGTATTGATATGAATGTCACAATGTTAATTATCATTTCATGCTTCAACTTGTCAAGCACTGTGATGACTGTATTCTTCTCCTACATATACATCCTGTCTGCCATTTTGAAAATGCACTCTGCCACAGGGAGACACAAGGCCTTCTCCACCTGTGCCTCCCACCTGACGGCTGTCACCATTTTATATGGTActcttttttacatgtatttacatCCTTCTTCCAATGAGTCCCAAGAAAATGATAAGCTAGCCTCTGTATTTTATGGCATCATCATCCCCATGCTCAACCCCTTGATCTACAGTTTAAGAAACAAGGAGGTCAAAGAGGCCGTGAAAGTTCTGGGGAAGAGTTGCTCGTGAGTAAGACCTGAAGGGTCTGTATCCACCTGGTCTCTGTATCCTATTTCATGGGATCTATAACTATCATTGTACAcgtttctttgctttctttgcaATGCTTCTGTAATTCCAACAATTAATCACTTTTTTGGTGATGTTTACCCATCCTGGGCCTTTCCTGCTCCAAAATTGACATGGATGTCATGTTGTTAATGGTCAACCTAGGCTTCAACCTGTCAAGCACTTTGCTGGTTGCATTTTTCTCCTATGTGTACATCTTGGCTGCCATCTTGAAAATGCACTCTGCTTTAGGGAGACACAGAACCTTCTTGAATTGTGCATCCCACTTGATGACCATAACCATTACATATGGGACTTTATCTTACATGTATTTGAAATCTTCTTCCGGGGAGTCCAAGGAAAATAACAGGGTAGCCTCCATATTTTATGGCATCATCACACCCATGCTAAACCCCTTGCTCTATATCCTGAGAAACAAAGAGGTCAAAGATGCACTGAAACTCATGGGAAAGAGTTGCTTGTATTTCAGTGGATTGGTCCAGAGAAACATCTAGCTAAAGAATAACCTGCCTCCTTCCTTAATTAGAAACACAAGATCTTGGCTAAAAGGGATGTAACAAACCAGGGGCAAAATTCTTAACATAAGTATTAGAGTAGCAATAATGACGacaataatggtggtggtggctaGAAATAATATTCATCTGTCACTATAATGTTTTCACATgatgggagaggggggagggtcAGGGCAATACAGGAAATACAGCATTATTTCTCACACCTCATAGTTAAAGGTGTTACCAGAAAAGTCATTGGTCAGCTCATCTTCACTGCACCTCTGCCTAAATTCAAGAACTCTTGGTTTTGTAAAATGGCGGCATCCGAAAGAGAGAGGTGTGAAAAAATAGCTGGGTTGTAAGTTTTACTGAGCTGTAAGTtaaatatgagtcagcagtgggATGTTGCATCCCTCCCAAAATATCCTACTGTGACCTCAGGCTACAATGAGAGGCACTTTCCAGGAATAAGGAACTGATAGTCTCACTGTGTTCTACCCACATCACATCTCATCAGGAGATTTGTGTTGAGTTGTGAGTGCCACAGTTTAAGGACATGCATAAGCTGGTCGATCTAAGGGAGGGCAACCAGGGTAGTGAAGAACTTTAAATCTCTGAATAAGAGGATCTGATAAAAGAACCGGACATTCTTCTCCAGGAGAAATGGAGACTTGGAGGACATGAGAGCTGCCTTCAAGTGTTTGAAAGACTTCCACGTGCAAGGGGGtaaccaggaacaatgggtaaAAGTTACAGAAGGCCAAATTAAGGCTCTATGTCAGAAGAAAAGTTACTCACAATTATCATTTGCCCCCAACAGAACATAACAAAGATCCCTTTAGTTTATGGGTTATGCTAGATGGCACCTGAGGTCCTCTCaaactctgaaattttgtgattctttgattctgtgaccttggacccTGGGCCAGAAGGTTCtcctggaggaagagaaaggttaTCACAACATGGTGAAAAATCAGAAGGCCTAGGCCACCAACCCCTGTGAACAAATAATTCAGGAGACCTTATCATATTTCATGCTTACCTGGGCTGTTACAAAGTGGGTCATCTGGAATTCTCCCATATTAATGAAGCAAACGTGTTACATAAAGTGGCATCGGGAGATGGGCCTCTGTTTTGAGTTccttcaaagatcactgacagaacagagagaacaatttctacaatagGCCCActggaaaaataaacaattttgaaagacttaagaatgctGATCAACTTGATGGCtaatcacaattccagaggaccaataatGAAGCATTTCCACTTCCTGACAGAATAGTGGCTGATAGATGagttgcagaatgagacatgGAGAATTTGAATGCAGCcaatgcaagaatttgttttgtttgaccagGAACCTTTGCAAGaaggagtttttaaaattttctatgttTTCCTatgagagggggaaaagagagagaggagagagagagctagagtaAAATCTTGTTCCCCTGAAAATCAGTTCTAAAAATTCTAATTCTAAAAACctattttcattcattaaaaataaagtttaatttaaaTGATGATCACTGATAGAAGCTTGTCAATCACGTCCACCAGTTTTAGGACCTGAGGATGTAttttgtgggttcaaatcctctgtcCTTTATTATACTATGAGCTCCTTTGAAGGAGTTGGTTGTTTTAACCTTAATTTTCTCTCTAGaatctagcacagtacctagcccAGTGTTTGTGTGTTTAAGAGTTTTTGTTAAGAGGACTTCATTGCTGTTCAGAAAACcaacatttttatatttcaagCCATGGTCCAGGCTTATTAGATGTTGGCTTAgttctaatttaatgtaatttagcCCATATTGGAATGCTTGATTTCTCTATTATACATGAACACAGCTATAGTATTTGGCTTGACTCTAGGGACTTGATCACTGTCTATGCTGCAATTACAAAAAATTCCATCTATATTCTATTCTCCATACTATCTCATTTTGTTGAGCTTATTAGCCCCTAttaattcaatgatcatctcaATTATCACCTTTAATGCAGCGATCCCACTACTGggtttatttccaaagatgattaaagcaaaaggaaaagaacgcatatgttctaaaatatttatagcacctctttttggtagtaaagaactggacTTTGTAGGGATTcaggaataatattgtgctataagaaatgatgagctcagttatcttagaaaaacataaaatacctcagAAATGTAATTTATAGTCCTTAATACAAAATTCCTAAGTAATTGGAAAACAGCAATACTCCTGGGAAGTCAGAAGGAGAGTAGTTAATGATCACTTTTTCTCATGATCTTTTCTCAAAGCCCAGGAGAATAGGTCCCTATGCTTTGTGGCTGGAATATCTGAGGCACTTGAAGAGACGTCACTTTAGGACTCCAGTCATCCTAGACCTGATGGGAGCAGGAGAGCTTAGAGTGAGATTACTTCCCCGGAAACCAATCCCCAATGAAGTGTGTGTTCTTGGGAAAGTTTCTTAGGGAAGAAACAGAGCCTGTTTGATCAGGCCCCGAGAGACTGAGGGCCTGCTTCTGAGGCTGGACAAGATCCTCTCAGCCCCAGCAAAGCCACAATGCAAAGGGAGTGGGTGGTGGACTGAGTAGGTAGGACTTCTGACATTCCAGAGTTCCTGCCTAGGAGAGATCACCCTCAGGGATTTAGAACCTCagcaaccttagagatcatctagcccaacccctcaTTTCTGGGGAGGAAAGATCTAGGGTTCCTATAGCACTTATGGTCTGTAAAGTATTtaacatatattacctcatttgatcctcataacaaccctgggaggtaggtgtcctcattctccccattttacagaaactgaagctgagggaatttaaatgacttggacAGGTTTACAGTtagtttgaggtaggatttgatctcaggtcttcctgacaccaaatccaaTATTCAACCCACTCTACCACCTTGATTCTGACAGGGGTTTATCAATCCAGTTCATGTTACTAAGTATTTATGGAGTCATATGAGAGGGCTGTCCTTGGTAACCCTcaaggttccttcctgctcttAATTGACTCTCCTGTGTACTAGTAGATACAAGGACTGGTGCTCAGGGCTTGACATACAAAGACAGAGAGCACACTATCCTGGTGCTTAACATATTTGTCTTCTACtctaatggggagggggcaggctaTGCATTTACAGAGAATAATATGTAGAAGTAATGAGCGATGGGAAGCAAAGGAAACATAGAGAGGGATgaatggaggaaaggggagagagtgtAAAAGAgtaaaagaggggagagagacagagagacagagagagacagagaaagagagagagacagagagagagagagagagagagagacagagagagagagagagagagagagagagagagagagagagagagaggagtaaaaattgaagaaaaaaatgctttcaacTGTGTATTTCAGAAAAAAGATTCTTAGAAGGTGTGGGGTGCCTCATATAAACCTCAAAGGAACAATAAAGATTCTGAAAGATAAGGAGGCAGGGCACTGGGGAGATCTTGTTTATATGCATGGAGGCTAGAGAAGGCAGGCTTACTTTGGAAGACAGCCAGCAGTCTAGATTTACTGGAATGTGGTTTATGAAAGATAATAATGAGAAATTagtctttgaaggaagctagatcCAGGTCCTTAAATACCAGATGAAAGAGTTtgaatgtaatatatatatatatatatatgtatatatatatatatatatgtgtgtgtgtgtgtgtgtgtgtgtgtgtatgcgtgtgtgtgtgtgaggcaggttatttttgaaactttgtgaAGGATCGTTGAATAAGAAgacaatggaaagaaagagaaactttaGGAAGCAATGTGATAGAATAGACCCagggtgatgaggacctgaactctTCTCAGGGTGGCTTTGTGACTAAAAAGGACAAGATGGAGGCAAGAGTTCTTTTataggaagaatttaggatccaGCGGTTTATAGGATGTGACCAATGAGGGAATGGGAAGAGTAAAATATTACTGAGGTCTTGAGCCTGGGCAATGAAGAACATTGAAATGCCACCAAAAACAAAGAGGTAAGTTGGGAGGAAGGACAGGTTTGGTGGGGGTAGAACTAATATGGAttcaaaatttatatttgataagTCACTAAATCTTTCACCTGGAGGAATAAAAAGAATTAAGGTGTGGGACAGCAAAGATTAGCTGTAGCAGGTGACAGTGGGACATCAGTTAAGAAACACCAACCCAATGATTTCTATGGGCAAACACTGTCGAAATGTCACTTaggtacatgtgtatgtacatgacTT from Dromiciops gliroides isolate mDroGli1 chromosome 6, mDroGli1.pri, whole genome shotgun sequence encodes the following:
- the LOC122732709 gene encoding olfactory receptor 5AK2-like, which gives rise to MTQENGTTVTEFILLGFLVQPEVQYALFLGFLIVYIISIVGNAGMILLINIDSRLHTPMYFFLQHLSFVDLCYTSAITPKMLLNFLVSHKSISFSGCVIQLEVYGIFASTECYLLAAMAIDRYVAICKPLRYPVVMSRRACIQLVAGSYFMGSVTATIQIAFLFSLSFCNSNIINHFFCDAPPLLALSCSSIDMNVTMLIIISCFNLSSTVMTVFFSYIYILSAILKMHSATGRHKAFSTCASHLTAVTILYGTLFYMYLHPSSNESQENDKLASVFYGIIIPMLNPLIYSLRNKEVKEAVKVLGKSCS